The Actinomyces faecalis genome includes the window TACATAATGGGATGTACGCGGAAATTTTCTCCCTGACCATGACTGCGCGCCGTCTTTTGTCAATACAGGTACACTGACAACCGCCGGCAGCCAGGGCGTAGCCGCACCCACCAAACGTTTGATAAAACCGGGATCGATTTCAATGTCAGAATTGAGGACCAATAAAAGATCGCCTTTGGCCTCCTTCACACCCGCATTGACTGCAGCAGCAAATCCGGAGTTCTTCTGGCGACGTACTACCCGCACCCCGCGTACCTGGGGAAACGGACGGGGGGAGCAGTCGTCGGATACGATAATTTCAGCCACTTCCCCGACGTCGTCTTGGATCAGATTAATGAGTTCGAGGACGGGTGTCGGATCACCATAAAATGGGATAATAATACTGATCTGCATTTCATTACTCATGAAGTCGTTGTTAAAGATCCCAGCTCGACAAGCCGTCTAAATCCAGGATCCATCTTCTGAAGATCTTCAAATGTACCTGATGCTCTAATCTCTCCGTCAACCATATAGACCACGAGATCCGCATCCTTGATGGTCGATAGTCGATGAGCCACCACGATAACCGTCAAGCGACCTTTCAATGCGTTGATCATCTCTGTCATACGATGCTCGGTCTCATTATCGAGCGCTGAAGTAGCCTCGTCAAGAACCAGAACGCTCGGCTCGCGATAAAGAGCGCGTGCGATACCGATCCGTTGACGCTGTCCTCCCGACAGCCTCGCTCCTCTTTCGCCGATATCGGTCTCTATGCCATCAGGTAAGGCGCGTACGACATCATCTAGCTGCGCAAGTTTGACTGACTTATCGAGCAGCTCTTCACCTGCCTCCTCTGGAGCGGCGTCAAAGACAATATTTTGAGCGATGGAACCCGTTAGCAGGAAAACGTCCTGAGGGACGATGGCGATGTTTCGCCGCCACGCGAGCATATGCTCAGATATGTCTACTCCATCAACAGAGACTCGACCCGATGAGGGTACCTGCAGTCCCAGAATAATATCAACCAGCGTTGATTTTCCCGCTCCAGATCCACCCACGAATGCCACGGTCGATCCTACGGGTATCGATAGTGAGACGTTTTTGATTACAGGAGCACTGCCACCGTATGAAAACGTCACATTTTCAAGACTAATTTCCTTACTAATAGCGAGCGGTTGCCCGGCGCGATCGACATCATGAGCAATACCTTGCATCTTCTGTAGGTCGTCAGCCACGCTCGACAAACCCGGGGTACCCAGACGAATGAGATTAATTGAATTAAGAAGGGAAGAGATCACCGGAAGAAGACGGAACCCTGCGGCAACGAATACCGATACTGACGCGAGCGCAGCCCCCGCTCCAGATGTTCGCATGACAGAGTACGTCAGTACTCCAACCCCAACGATAAAGAGCATTTCTAGAAGAAATTTCGGCATGCTCCCGTAAAAGTTACCGGCTCGCGACGCGCGAGCACTTTTATACTGAGTGCGCTCAAATTCCTTGAGGAAAAATTCGCTCGCATCGCGCAGCTTAATCTCACGGAATGCGCCGAGCGCATGGAATGCTGCGGCATAACCCTCTTTAGATGCGGCGAGATTTTCTTTGCCCGCACGGATAGACCGCGGTTTGATTACGATGTTATACGTAATTCCAACTATTCCAAAATATGCGATGGACAGTAGTGCCGGTATTGGCGAGACAGCGACTAGTGCTCCTACGATCACCAGCACCACGATGAGGCTGCTGGCTCCTGAGATCGCTCCCGACATGAAATAAGAGTAAACCTGCCCTACGGACGGCCCGAGTGTATTCAAATAGGAAGCTGTGCTCCGCTTGACGTGGTCACTGTAGGGGGAATGCATGTAACCATCCATAAGCAGAACAGACGTACGAGCCTGCTCGTTGGCCACGAATCCGAGATTCCACCATTGAAACCATATATTGAATATATCCCGAATCACAAATCCTGAGATGACAACGATTCCAAGCATCGCAATCATCTCGGAGGCTGGCCGCGCACCGAATACAGCCCCGATCAAAGCCGCCCCCGTGATATCCGCAGGAGCGGCACCCATAAGCAGCTGGAGTAGCGGTGCAACTGCAAGGACGGCTGTCGTGTCAAGAAGTGAAGCGAACACGGTGCCGACCATCGCGAGCACGACTTTCCTGCGAACCTTCGGTGGAAAGATGATTCGGATCTGTTCTGAACGGGTCACAGGACCTCCAGCATTCAAGTTATACATAGGATTTGGTCAGATGATTAATGAGTTCACATGCTCTTCAAGGTCGTGAACGCAGGCCGGTAGTGGTGGCGGGTTGGTCATGGCAGGGCGAGGTCCCTTCATGATGGAAGTTCTCACGCTCTCCATCCAACAGACCCCGGTACGCCCAATGTAGCTGTGCGACTGCTGATCTGACCATGTTCTGCCTGTTGGAGTACCTCGCACTGAGGATCATTGATCAGCGTCTCAGCCTTGAGGGGCGAGCCTGATGTGTTGCTGGGTCAAGTCTGCTGAGTGGTGACATTGCTGTGGTTGTCATAGCCAGCCGCGCGACACGGTAGTGCGCGAACTGGCGCATGTGCCAGTGGGGTGGAGCTTCTCATACTATTTTGCGTGTCCGGCTGCGTCGTCACCACTGCCAGGAGCACCGGCCGTGTCTGACGGGAGGACCTCACTCAAACAACGGATCGCCGATGCACTGGCGTGGCTTGGAAAACCGCGAAGGACACCGTCCTAGCTGAGGGCATGTACGTCCTTACTCACCAGCCCGGCCGCCTGGAGGGTGTACGGAGCATCAGAGCTGACGAGCACATGTGGCGCCACATACCGCGGGGACAAGACGTCACCATCACCTTATCTCTGTCTCCACGCGCACCAGACCGAGTCTCTTGTTGGTGATGATCAAAGGACCTTCGAAGCATGCCTTCAAGACCCGGCTGACCGAGCAACCCCGGACCTACCTCGCGCAGTGGTACCAGGATCACCTCTATTCTCTCCCCACCAGCGCCGGTTTACTCACCGACAAGCAACAACAACGTCTTGGGGAGCGGTTCGCTGGCTGTCACCTCATCAAGGTCGAGGCTACCTCGGGTGTCTATCAGACCAGGATGATGGCCTACCACGACAGTAGCCGGCCGAGGGCGAAGGCCATGACCAGTCTGGTCAAATCGATCAGCTCAAGGAGCCCCACCGCCCTGGTCGAGGTCACCAACCTCAGAGGCGTTTCACCGCACGCGCCAACGACATCCTGCGTTCTTTGACTCTACCAACTCGACCCACGTGCCAGGGAGATGCTTAAACTCGACACTGTGCGCTTCGTCTCCCTATAGAGACAGGAGCAGCTCAGTCACCGTCCGAGACTGACCGCTAGTGCTCGGTCAATGTCAGGGGCACGCGACATGCAGCCCAGACTGCGCTGGGGAGATGCACCCCTGTCTTCCCCTCTTCCAGGGCCGTGTACGGGGAGGGGAGAGGATCTACAGCTGTGCTGAGCATGAGGAGCAGGCTGGCCGGTGTACAGCAAGGCGCTTCCCCGTACCTCACACGCGAGCACCCCCTGGCTCGGACCGGCGTCGACGGTAAGACCAGGTAGAGGACGAACGGTTCCTGATCCTAAGATGGGGACGATCGGCTCCTGACCGCGATGATGACAGACCGAAATTCCTCTGACGGTCATCAGACCGGAAAGTATCATCGGTTCCGGGCAGGGGGTTCACAAGCCTGCACCAACATCTTGGCCATATCTCTAGCCCACCTACGTGAGGGACGCAGTTTGACGATCTATGGAGACGGCTTAGCCGCCCGTAATTCTATGCACGCCTCTGCCCCTGCACACCTCATTGTCTGGACAGCGGGCAACCCGCCAGTTCCTGTGCACCCCGGTATCCTCAATTGCAAAACCGGAGTGCACACCACGCTCACGAAACTCGCACAAGCAGCCGCAGCAGGCAGTCCCCAGGGACAGGTCTCGCGGGAATACGTCGTTGTATACACGCACCGGAAACGTCGATCACGCCTGTGCCAACATGACACTGTCCGCCCAACCAGGCGCCCCGATCTCAATGGGATAGCGATGATGCCATCGCTGACTTCATCCACGCCTCGTGTGGCAAGCCGGAGACTTCCTCCGACACGTGGGACAAGGCCCTGAACGAGCTCGCAGCCTATGAGATGACCACATGAACACCACTCCTCACCTTCTTCTTGTCAGCCCGCAATTCCGTACCTATTGGCGAGCCATTGCGCATGCCTTTCAGCAAAAGGGCTATGACGTCGACACCTATGTCTATGATGAGCGAAGAACGCTCCTTGGAAAGGCGCACCACAAACTACGCTTTGAGCTTCCCGACCGACTCGGATCCGGGAGTACCGATATGCAGCCGCTAGGTAACTGGCTCACGGAACGGGCGGCTCAAGCCGTTCACGAGACTCGACCGGATGTGGTGGTGGTCATCAAGGGAGATCT containing:
- a CDS encoding ABC transporter ATP-binding protein; amino-acid sequence: MTRSEQIRIIFPPKVRRKVVLAMVGTVFASLLDTTAVLAVAPLLQLLMGAAPADITGAALIGAVFGARPASEMIAMLGIVVISGFVIRDIFNIWFQWWNLGFVANEQARTSVLLMDGYMHSPYSDHVKRSTASYLNTLGPSVGQVYSYFMSGAISGASSLIVVLVIVGALVAVSPIPALLSIAYFGIVGITYNIVIKPRSIRAGKENLAASKEGYAAAFHALGAFREIKLRDASEFFLKEFERTQYKSARASRAGNFYGSMPKFLLEMLFIVGVGVLTYSVMRTSGAGAALASVSVFVAAGFRLLPVISSLLNSINLIRLGTPGLSSVADDLQKMQGIAHDVDRAGQPLAISKEISLENVTFSYGGSAPVIKNVSLSIPVGSTVAFVGGSGAGKSTLVDIILGLQVPSSGRVSVDGVDISEHMLAWRRNIAIVPQDVFLLTGSIAQNIVFDAAPEEAGEELLDKSVKLAQLDDVVRALPDGIETDIGERGARLSGGQRQRIGIARALYREPSVLVLDEATSALDNETEHRMTEMINALKGRLTVIVVAHRLSTIKDADLVVYMVDGEIRASGTFEDLQKMDPGFRRLVELGSLTTTS